GCATTAAGTGGCTCCCAAACTCATGGAAAATATAACAAAAGGTATCTGTGTCAAGTAAGAAAGGGAGAAACAAGAAGCATATTTGTATCTGATTAGCCCCTGATCATCACAGGAAAGTATTCATTTTTTAGATACCTCAAAACAAGGCAATATGAAATCAGGGTGCTCCTCAAGGAATAATGAGTTCAGTTATTCTTAAGGGGGAGGTAGGAGGCGTTACAACATCAAAAACAATTGATAGCTCATGCTTAGAATGAATAGGACTGTACATTAATATTCTTTAAAGTACAGAATAATTTTTGACAGTCCATCTATGATTATGATCCACACTAGATGGATCTACCATCACATGaatttcagtttttattttttcatgtagAAGAGGCCTAGGGTCATTTTTGATAAATGAAATATAGATGGGTGCCCCTAGTGCATGAACTCCTCTTTGCGACTGTCATCTTCGTAAGTAGCATGCCTAGCCCTTGCTTTGCAACAACGTTATTTCTACCACTAAAACCCATGACCTTCTAGTACCAAGGCTTGGCCTCTTGATAAAGAAAAAACACATCAAAAAGTGGCACTATAAACAGTACAGACCTACAAACCAAAAACTCACCCAGCAGCTGTGAAATGAGAAATAGCCTGAAACAAAAACAACTCAtcgagaaaatgaggaaaataaaTAACAGGGAAATGAGCTAAATCCACCCACTAGAGAAACAAAGAGAGGAGAATAGAACCCTAAAGGAAATGAATTGAATGCTCCATGCCTACAAAGGCTTTACGGGTGccacaaaacagaaaaaaagacaaagaaagCGAGTCTCCTACACAGACCAGAAGTTCAACAATGATGCCAGCATGAGCCATTGCAGATTTCAAGGTGGGAAGAGAGATACTACAGTCCTCTAGCAAAAAGGCAGAGTAGTAGTAAGTGGTCCATCGCCGATTGCTCAAACACTGACCTGTCTTAAGCAGGTTGTCAACTGTGAGAATGGCCACTTAGATGGCCAGCGGAAGAAAGAAGGCAACCCTAGGGGGCTTTCAGCCTCCAGATAGCTTTCTATGGAAGAGCCTCTGCGCCTTCACCAAGAATACTACAGAAAGCATTTACAAGAAAAAGAGCTTCTTGACAAAGACCACCAAACTCGTGTGTTCTACCTGACCAGATAATATTATTTCACAAGAATAACATAAAAACCTATCAAAGAATCCAATTCCAActcctgaaattttcttgaaaagcaCCATCAGAATGGGAAGTCTGGAAGCAATCACTAACAACAATCTCCCATTGTGAAAGGGGTcggggaaagaaaaaaaaagaacataaagGACTAAGTGTATACCAATTAGCTGACTAGGTTTTCACCAAAACCTAGTCCTTGTACCGTTACCAATCTTAAAGTGAATAGACCTCAAAAAAGCTTCCCACTGGACAAAATGGCTCTACAGAACCATGACTTTCTTGATCTGTCCCGTGAGCCATGGAGCAACCCAAGAGCACTCAATCAGATCCTACATTTCTGTATTCATCCATGTACTCATAACAACTTTTAGTTAGAACACATTCTCTGGCACTTCAAAATTATGCAATATGGGCAATTTGATCATCATCCATGTCAGACACTTGCTGACTTGTATATCATTTTAGGGAAACAATCAAtcataatcaaaatatgataaatCTACTCACAAGTTAGCTAAATCATATTAAACAAGTTACGTGTAAAATAATAATGGATTCCTAAAAATCTCCATCATGAAGAAACCTAATACATACAGAACTTACAAGCATGCAACAATAACACAGTAATTTCAAGGACATTGTATGGTCACACTATCAACTCACTACTTTGGAAAATAAACTCAATTCAGAACTTTCTGGCTAAGGAACCCTGTCATACTTCAGCTAGCATCCAATATTTGGCATGTTCTTCATGCCTGTCAGCTGTCGCACTGTTTGTGATTGTTCTTGGGGTTGAAGATCAAGGGTTGTAATTGTCCTAAACCATTTGAGACCGCATGTCTTTGGTTCAGTGTAGCTTATAGATATGGCTGTtgatagagatggttggaggGCTAGGATTATGTAAGCCAACACCAGTTAGTagaattaaggcttgtgatttttgttgttattgttgtatgtTCATTAGGCCTAGCTTATCCTTTCCCTGTTTGTGAAGCTGTAATTATATAGTTAAAGCCTGTGTGGTATGTGTTGTGGATTGACTAACACCTGGAAGTTTGTGCTTATCTGCTTCTCCAACAGTTGGCAGAGTTCTACTCTCAATTGCACCTATGTTTCTAATTACAAGCCATATACATGTATGTAGGTCTAGGAATTGTTGATTTTTAGCAGGAGTGAGTGAGGGTATTCCACATCGCAAAGAGACCAGAAGATCAGTGTATTAGTAAATGCTAACTCATTCTCAGACTTCACCTTAATGCTCTAGTCAATCAGAAATTATGTAGCACACTGATCTAAACACATTTAAATCTTTAAGTAGGAGTGGTCTATGATGACAGCTTATGGTAtccattaaatattttattttacaagcaTGATGAGCATGGGAGGtgcattttatttaataatcaccaAAGAAGTTGCATACAACAACACAACAACAATCATGAGCCTTAGTCCCACTATACAATTGCACAAACATGTTCTTAATGTTTGTTACTAAAGGAACAAATCAAATATGCACGCCATGTAGATCACTATTTCTCTCTATCTTTCATGTGGGTGCAGGGATAGGGGGAGATAAGCTCTTACATAGCAGAAGCAGTTATGCCAAATGAAACAGAAAGGCTAAAAACCTACCCGTGCAAACAAGATTCCTGCATGCACCATTACGGAAATCATGAAATACTCTGTTCCGATGATCTTGAAGCATCTTTGCGTGAATATAGAAGCAAGAATACCCAAGCTCTGTGATCTTCTTAGCCAGCAATTCTACCCGGTTCACCGAATTACAGAAaatgattgattggttgatttgGAGCTGTAGATGCCAACACTGTGATTTATCCATTAACAGAACATGTAATTATGCATGTTGAGGTCAGAGAAACAAACCTTTGAGAACAGAGTGTTTAGACAGTGGACTTTCTGCCTCTCTTCAACAAAAGCATAAAATTGTGTTATACCCTTGAGAGTAAGCTCATCCATAAGGTTAATAATATAGGGCTTCGGTAGATATCTATCCTTAAAATCCTTAACAGTAACAGGAAATGTGGCTGAAAACATCAATATTTGACGATTTGGAGTTAGAAAGCGAATCAACTGCTCCACTGAAGGTTGGAATTCTGGAGACAATAGCTTATCAGCCTGAAAGCCATATCCATATCTATTAGATTATTTGACTATAGATGTTAAAGTAGGTAGACAACAAAGAATAGAATCAGACAACTCTAAAACTACATTACTTCAATCTTGTATCTACTTTTTGTGCAAAACTTCTAAATAGACAAGCCCAAGTAGACAAGCACAAGGAGCAGGGCCCAAGGAAAGCCTGACTTGGACCATAATATTAAGGGAATTGAAAATCTTCAAACAGAGTGGGTAGAAAAGGTATGAACCGTATTCTGTTCTCTTATGTGAAAACCGTATTCAAATGCTGATCATGTCTCTATCTTCAAAGTGAATGGCCAGACAATGCCGTCGATCatagagaagaaaatgcaaCCGCAACCTTGAGAGTTTGGCATTACTTAAAATATTCCTTCCCACAGCAAAACAAGTTTAGTGACTATAATGGTAGAAGAACAATAGAAAAACCATCACTAAAAATTTGGCCATTCtgaattatcatttcttttaaaaatacaGCCATTCTCTCTTAGTAGTACATTACACTCACAAGTCCTGACCTTTTTACAGACACGggacaaaagaaataaagaaaacaaactaGGATAACCAATCAACAAAGTTAATTCATCAATGAAACTGATGACATCAAGAGAAACATGCATACCTCATCCATGATGAGCATTGAGCAATCTTTCAAAACACAAACACCTTTTTTAGCAAGATCTAGTATTCTTCCAGGAGTTCCGACAAGTAAGTGAACTGGTTGATACAAACGCATTATGTCATCTTTTAAGCTTGTTCCACCAGTGGTAACCATGACTTGAATTTTGAGGTGCTTTCCAAGCTCCTTACAGACTTGGGATGTTTGTAGAGCCAATTCTCGAGTTGGAACAAGTATAACAACTGTCTCGTAAAAGACATGGATCAGGTAAAACCCCATAATAAcacaaacaagaagaaaatcaagCAAATGCCAAGAATGTACTATTTAAAATAACACCAGTTGCAACAAAACAATCAAGTATCATAAGTAACAGACAGATGCGTGATTCAGAATCAGACAACTCCTGACATCAAGAATAAATGTTTTAGCAACCCATACAATGGTTTGCAACACATGAAAGCATTTGTTATGATGCAGACCTGTAGTACACCAACTCGAAACCCACAAACAGTATATTGGCCTGGGAACAAACTCAAAAATTATATTCCAGTCATCAAACATTCCAGGGTGCATATATTGATAATAATACCTTGATGACTTCAATGacataattgaaatattaatttatatagaTGTTTAACCAGATGTATTTGCAAATTCATTTACCCACAtccaacttttttctttttcaacaagtATCGTCCAAATCCAATTTTTACTACAGAAGAAAAACTCTCTTCCAGGATTAGAAAGGTAGTGAATTTCAAGAGAAGACACTGAGTTGCATGCCCTTGAAAGAATGAAACCAAACAAGAaaagttttttatttccttttactAACATGTCACTGCAAAtagcactaaaataaaaatattccaCATCCACAAAAACTATGAAATGGTTGAGATAAAAACCTTGGATAACATTGTTATCTTGATCAATTTTTTCCAAAGCAGGAATACAAAAGGCAGCAGTTTTTCCAGTTCCGTTTTTAGCCCTGGCAAGAATATCGCTCCCTGTTAATGCAATCGGAATGCTTTCCTCTTGAATAGGAGATGGTCTTTCAAACCCTTTCTCATATATGCCCATCAGTAGCTCACGCTTAAGAAAATAGTCTTCAAACTCATTGCCTTTAGTGGCTGTCACATCCTGGCAAGAAAAGGGTGACTCAGGGATTGAGCTTATATCATAAACCATGCTATCTCTCAAACATACAATCCAAACTCGCACAATGACATGCAAACAATAAGAACGCCCCCAtcactacaattttttttttcttttgctgttTTGATAACTCAGAAATGCCTCTCGCTACATTCCAAACCAAGAAGGATAACCAAACTCAGGGAGTCAAGCCAACAGATTAAGAATTGCAATGCCTAAAAGTGTCTTTTAAATGTGTCATCACCTCTTACCCATCACCAGACACTGCAAACTTATAACAAAAAAGATTGTACATCAGCTGtagcttaaattttttttttttcagttgtcaaataaaacatattaacaAGTTTGCACATAAGCAAATAATAGATTTGCAACAGCAACCCATGCCACCTAAGCCTGGAAAGTTTAGCCAGTATgttcaattttatttcatatttagaATTTTCACAATCAGTAGAATATGCTTGAAAAACCAGGGAAAAAaggacacacacacacacacacacatatatatatatatgcatatgcatgTGCGAGCAATAACATATACAAAACAAATATTACTTTGCGAGcacattaaaaaagaaaagaggagaagaaagataagtatgcatttatggaaaaaaaaatgataataaatctCACTTTAAATGGATAGTGATGGTCAAAGAAAAGAGAACTTAAAATGTGTTTGCAGTAACGgggaaaaagacaaaaacagGAAAAGGGaaacaatataaaaaatcataataacaataagaagaagaagaagggataaGAATACTCCACTTTTACAAAAACATATTTGGAAGGTGATGGTCAACAGAAGGGAAACACGAAACACTTGAGTTATGAGGGAAAAGACAAACAAGATAGAATAGAAACTGACCTTTCTACTATCTCTCATAATGACTGTACTTACTGCAGAAAATATTAGGGAGaagaacaataaatatattttcgtATAGATTACTGAATACATTCCCAATTAATAGCGAAGAAGATTACACTATAGGAAAgttatagaaaaggaaaaacaaatatgTAGTACACCATACAAGGAAACTAAGGATACAATTACAGAATTAGGAAACTTCTTAAATCAGGATCTAATCTTGGAGAAGATATCTATCTTGACTTTAGGGAAGTTAGCTCACAATCCTCTAATCTCCTCCAATCTTCATGGATCCTCTAATCACTCAACATAATCTCCgataatattctcaaaatctccactctccccctcaagttgggcTTAATATATTATTCAGACCAAACTTGCAGCTTaaatcatcaaatatttttcttgGTAAAGGCTTTAGTGAGAATATCTACAACTTGACTGTTGGTAGGTGTATAGATAAGCTGAAATACCCCTTCTTCCAActtctccttgatgaaatgcCTGTTAATTTCCACATGTTTTGTTCGGTCATGATGAACTAGATTCTTAGCAATGCTGATTGCAGATTTATTGTCACACAATACCTTTATTGGTCTAGCAACATTCATTTCCAAGTCTTGTAGTAATCTTCTCAGCCATATTCATTCACAAAATCCTTGAGCCATAACTCTAAACTCAGCCTCAACATTGCTTCTAGAGACCACAGATTGTTTTTTGCTGCACCAGATTTCCACCCTCACAAATGAGCAATATTCGGAGTTTAACCTCCTATCAAGGATTAAGCCAGCCCAATCAGTATCATTATATACTTCCACCTCTCTGTTTGTTATTTTCCTGAACATCAGCCATTTGCTTGGAGTTAACTTTAGATACCTTAGAATGCGATACACTGCTTCCATGTGTTCTTCTTTAGGATCATTTAGGAATTAACT
This window of the Diospyros lotus cultivar Yz01 chromosome 5, ASM1463336v1, whole genome shotgun sequence genome carries:
- the LOC127801169 gene encoding DEAD-box ATP-dependent RNA helicase 8 — encoded protein: MNPRGRYPPGIGGLGGRGGGGSASPNFQARNPHQQQYVQRSPMQNHQLFQSQQQQQWLRRNQLGGESSIDEVEKTVQSEAVDSSSQDWKARLKAPPPDTRYRTEDVTATKGNEFEDYFLKRELLMGIYEKGFERPSPIQEESIPIALTGSDILARAKNGTGKTAAFCIPALEKIDQDNNVIQVVILVPTRELALQTSQVCKELGKHLKIQVMVTTGGTSLKDDIMRLYQPVHLLVGTPGRILDLAKKGVCVLKDCSMLIMDEADKLLSPEFQPSVEQLIRFLTPNRQILMFSATFPVTVKDFKDRYLPKPYIINLMDELTLKGITQFYAFVEERQKVHCLNTLFSKLQINQSIIFCNSVNRVELLAKKITELGYSCFYIHAKMLQDHRNRVFHDFRNGACRNLVCTDLFTRGIDIQAVNVVINFDFPKNSETYLHRVGRSGRFGHLGLAVNLITYEDRFNLYRIEQELGTEIKQIPPHIDQAIYCQ